From Streptomyces sp. HUAS MG91, the proteins below share one genomic window:
- a CDS encoding MFS transporter has translation MSTAPKPAARSPRPGIALAVIAACQLMVVLDATIVNIALPHIQTALHFSTTDLTWVVSAYTLTFGGMLLLGGRAGDILGRRRVFITGILLFTFASLLGGLAQEPWQLLAARVLQGVGGAIASPTSLALITTTFPEGPERNRAFGIFAAVSAGGGAVGLLAGGVLTDWLDWRWVLFVNVPIGILIAALAPRYIKESERHPGRFDLTGALTSTLGMVALVYGFIRAASDGWRDGLTLGAFAAAVVFLAAFVLVESRAKEPITPLRMFADRNRSGTYVIMISLAAAMFGMFFYIVLFVQNVLGYSPIRAGLAFLPVTVVIALGAGISQRLLPTLGPKPFLITGATLVTIGLAWQSLVDSGSSYVSGVLGPMLIFGFGMGLNFVTVTVTAVSGVAPHEAGAASALLNTTQQVGGSLGLSILTTVFGTASRDEGTKQVTSFMSQASPEQKAAFARTHQLPAPWSHEVLSHGISTAFIPAAAMGVLALVVATVVIRVRKSDMESLSGAPAL, from the coding sequence ATATCCACAGCGCCGAAACCGGCCGCGCGCTCACCCCGACCCGGTATCGCCCTCGCGGTGATCGCCGCCTGCCAGCTCATGGTGGTGCTCGACGCGACCATCGTGAACATCGCACTGCCGCACATCCAGACCGCACTCCACTTCTCGACGACCGACCTGACGTGGGTGGTCAGCGCCTACACCCTCACCTTCGGCGGAATGCTGCTGCTGGGCGGTCGGGCAGGCGACATCCTCGGCCGGCGCCGGGTCTTCATCACCGGCATCCTGCTCTTCACCTTCGCCTCGCTGCTCGGCGGACTGGCCCAGGAGCCCTGGCAGTTGCTGGCCGCGCGCGTGCTCCAAGGTGTAGGCGGCGCGATCGCCTCACCGACCTCGCTCGCCCTCATCACCACGACGTTCCCCGAGGGGCCCGAGCGGAACAGGGCGTTCGGCATCTTCGCCGCCGTCTCCGCGGGCGGCGGTGCCGTGGGGCTGCTGGCAGGTGGGGTCCTCACGGACTGGCTGGACTGGCGCTGGGTGCTGTTCGTGAACGTGCCGATCGGCATACTGATCGCCGCGCTCGCCCCGCGTTACATCAAGGAGTCCGAGCGCCACCCCGGCCGCTTCGACCTTACCGGCGCGCTCACCTCGACCCTCGGCATGGTCGCACTTGTCTACGGCTTCATCAGGGCCGCGTCCGACGGCTGGCGCGACGGGCTCACCCTGGGCGCGTTCGCCGCGGCCGTGGTGTTCCTGGCCGCCTTCGTCCTGGTCGAGTCCCGCGCCAAGGAGCCGATCACCCCGCTGCGGATGTTCGCGGACCGCAACCGCTCCGGCACATACGTGATCATGATCAGCCTGGCCGCGGCAATGTTCGGCATGTTCTTCTACATCGTGCTCTTCGTGCAGAACGTGCTGGGGTACTCCCCCATCCGCGCCGGTCTGGCCTTCCTTCCGGTCACCGTCGTGATCGCTCTCGGCGCGGGGATATCCCAGCGGCTGCTTCCGACGCTCGGCCCCAAGCCGTTCCTGATCACCGGCGCCACCCTGGTCACCATCGGTCTGGCATGGCAGTCGCTGGTCGACTCGGGCAGTTCCTACGTGAGCGGAGTACTCGGCCCAATGCTGATCTTCGGCTTCGGCATGGGGCTCAACTTCGTCACGGTCACCGTCACGGCCGTCTCCGGAGTGGCACCGCACGAGGCGGGCGCGGCCTCCGCCCTGCTCAACACGACGCAACAGGTCGGCGGCTCCCTCGGCCTGTCCATCCTGACCACGGTCTTCGGCACCGCCAGCCGCGACGAGGGGACCAAGCAGGTCACGTCGTTCATGTCCCAGGCGAGCCCGGAGCAGAAGGCCGCGTTCGCCAGAACGCACCAGTTGCCGGCCCCGTGGAGCCACGAGGTGCTCTCCCACGGGATATCCACGGCGTTCATCCCGGCGGCCGCCATGGGTGTGCTCGCCCTCGTCGTCGCCACGGTCGTCATCCGCGTACGCAAGAGCGACATGGAGTCGCTCAGCGG
- a CDS encoding TetR/AcrR family transcriptional regulator has protein sequence MVTSRWTADPARSAAALRRRGPVLERAILEAALEQLSTVGWNGLTMEGVAAGAQTGKAAVYRRWPSKEDLVVDALQAGLPQVDSVPDLGSVREDLLELCRQMRDAMFSRPGSALLSVIHECDTLTAERFHSVIIQGIIEPGVELIKEVISRGITRGDVRQDAVGASVCDVIPAMMMYRSKVCGSEWRDEDLVELIDEVMVPLLLRHAD, from the coding sequence ATGGTTACTTCGCGCTGGACGGCCGACCCCGCTCGGTCGGCCGCCGCCCTGCGCAGGCGTGGCCCCGTGCTGGAACGGGCCATCCTCGAAGCCGCACTTGAGCAGCTCAGCACGGTCGGCTGGAACGGCCTCACCATGGAGGGCGTCGCCGCTGGTGCGCAGACCGGGAAGGCCGCGGTGTACCGGCGCTGGCCCTCCAAGGAGGACCTGGTGGTCGACGCGCTCCAGGCCGGACTCCCGCAGGTGGACTCCGTGCCGGACCTCGGCAGCGTGCGCGAGGACCTGCTGGAGCTGTGCCGGCAGATGCGTGACGCCATGTTCTCGCGTCCCGGCTCCGCGCTCCTCTCCGTCATTCACGAATGCGACACCCTCACCGCGGAGCGCTTCCACAGCGTGATCATCCAGGGGATCATCGAGCCCGGCGTGGAGCTGATCAAGGAGGTCATCAGCCGCGGAATCACGCGAGGAGATGTGCGCCAGGACGCTGTCGGCGCCTCTGTGTGCGACGTCATCCCGGCGATGATGATGTACCGCTCCAAAGTGTGCGGAAGCGAATGGCGGGACGAGGATCTGGTGGAGCTGATCGACGAGGTCATGGTCCCTCTGCTGCTGCGGCACGCGGACTGA
- a CDS encoding ribonuclease HII — protein MPYEAPTHTVERSLRATTGAKIIAGVDEVGRGAWAGPVTVCAAVTGLRRPPEGLTDSKLISPKRREALADELEGWVTAHALGHASHDEIDDLGMTAALRLAAVRALESLPVRPDAVILDGKHDYLGAPWQVRTVIKGDRSCIAVAAASVIAKVRRDKMMAELGLDHADFGFAANAGYPSPVHRAALEERGPTPYHRLSWAYLDALPQWRHLKKARSWAEASAPEIEGQLGFDF, from the coding sequence ATGCCGTACGAAGCCCCCACCCACACCGTCGAGCGCTCATTGCGCGCCACCACCGGTGCCAAGATCATTGCCGGTGTCGACGAGGTCGGCCGCGGTGCCTGGGCCGGACCGGTCACCGTCTGTGCCGCCGTCACGGGGCTGCGCCGCCCGCCCGAGGGCCTCACCGACTCCAAGCTGATCAGTCCCAAGCGTCGTGAGGCGCTCGCGGACGAGCTGGAGGGCTGGGTCACCGCGCACGCTTTGGGGCACGCGTCCCACGACGAGATCGACGACCTCGGCATGACGGCGGCTCTCCGCCTCGCTGCCGTCCGCGCTCTCGAGAGCCTGCCGGTGCGGCCCGACGCCGTCATCCTCGACGGGAAGCACGACTATCTGGGTGCTCCCTGGCAGGTACGTACGGTGATCAAGGGTGACCGTTCCTGCATCGCCGTCGCCGCGGCGTCGGTGATCGCCAAGGTTCGTCGCGACAAAATGATGGCCGAACTGGGCCTCGACCATGCAGACTTCGGGTTTGCGGCCAATGCCGGATACCCGTCGCCGGTGCATCGCGCCGCGCTGGAGGAGCGGGGCCCCACCCCGTACCACCGGCTTTCGTGGGCGTATCTTGATGCGCTGCCCCAGTGGCGGCACCTCAAGAAAGCCCGCAGCTGGGCGGAGGCAAGCGCTCCAGAGATCGAAGGTCAGCTCGGCTTCGACTTCTGA
- a CDS encoding RecQ family ATP-dependent DNA helicase yields the protein MSNEDLRTAADTVLARLVGDATGTARLREDQWRAIEALVADHRRALVVQRTGWGKSAVYFVATALLRERGSGPTVIVSPLLALMRNQVEAAERAGIRARTINSSNTEEWDSVRAEVTAGDVDVLLVSPERLNNPDFRDNVLPQLAAATGLLVVDEAHCISDWGHDFRPDYRRLRTMLADLPQGVPVLATTATANARVTADVADQLGTGGGSDALVLRGPLDRESLSLGVLQLPDAAHRLAWLADHLNELPGSGIIYTLTVAAAEEVTAYLRQCGHVVTSYTGKTENADRQQAEEDLLANRVKALVATSALGMGFDKPDLGFVVHLGSPSSPVAYYQQVGRAGRGVEHAEVLLLPGKEDEAIWRYFASLAFPPEEQVRRTLDVLAQSDRPLSLPALEPLVELRRSRLETMLKVLDVDGAVHRVKGGWIATGQPWVYDTERYAWVAKQREAEQQAMREYATTTGCRMEFLRRQLDDEEAAPCGRCDNCAGGRFTTSVSSAALDSARGELGRPGVEVEPRKMWPTGLAAVGIDLKGRIPANEQAGPGRALGRLSDIGWGNRLRPMLTPQAPDGPVPDDVARAVVEVLADWAKGPGGWASDAADAPPRPVGVVTMASHTRPQLIDSLGAGIAQVGRMPLLGRIEYAPDSDTTHIPRSNSAQRLRALDGTLTLPPQLAEALAHAGGPVLLVDDFTETGWTLAMAARLLRRAGAEGVLPLVLAMQG from the coding sequence ATGAGCAACGAAGATCTGCGGACGGCGGCCGACACCGTGCTGGCCCGCCTCGTCGGCGACGCGACCGGCACGGCCCGGCTGCGCGAGGACCAGTGGCGGGCGATCGAGGCGCTGGTCGCCGATCACAGACGCGCACTGGTCGTGCAGCGCACCGGCTGGGGCAAGTCCGCGGTGTACTTCGTCGCGACGGCCCTGCTGCGCGAGCGGGGCAGCGGACCGACGGTGATCGTCTCCCCGCTGCTCGCCCTGATGCGCAACCAGGTGGAGGCGGCCGAGCGGGCCGGCATCCGCGCCCGGACGATCAACTCGTCCAACACGGAGGAGTGGGACTCCGTGCGGGCCGAGGTCACGGCGGGCGACGTGGACGTGCTCCTCGTCAGCCCGGAGCGGTTGAACAACCCCGATTTCCGGGACAACGTACTGCCTCAGCTCGCCGCGGCCACCGGCCTGCTGGTCGTCGACGAGGCGCACTGCATCTCCGACTGGGGCCACGACTTCCGCCCCGACTACCGACGGCTGCGCACGATGCTCGCCGACCTGCCGCAGGGCGTCCCGGTGCTGGCCACGACCGCGACGGCGAACGCGCGGGTGACAGCCGACGTCGCCGACCAGCTCGGTACCGGCGGCGGCTCGGACGCCCTCGTGCTGCGGGGTCCGCTCGACCGCGAGAGCCTCAGCCTCGGAGTGCTGCAGCTGCCCGACGCCGCGCACCGGCTGGCCTGGCTCGCCGACCACCTGAACGAGCTGCCGGGGTCCGGGATCATCTACACCCTCACGGTCGCCGCCGCCGAGGAGGTCACCGCCTATCTGCGACAGTGCGGGCACGTCGTGACCTCGTACACGGGAAAGACCGAGAACGCGGACCGGCAGCAGGCGGAGGAGGACCTGCTGGCGAACAGGGTGAAGGCCCTGGTCGCGACCTCCGCGCTCGGCATGGGATTCGACAAGCCGGACCTCGGCTTCGTCGTCCACCTCGGTTCTCCGTCGTCACCCGTCGCGTACTACCAGCAGGTGGGACGCGCCGGGCGTGGCGTCGAGCACGCCGAGGTACTGCTGCTGCCCGGCAAGGAGGACGAAGCGATCTGGCGCTACTTCGCCTCCCTCGCCTTCCCGCCGGAGGAGCAGGTGCGTCGCACGCTGGATGTGCTGGCCCAGTCCGACCGGCCACTCTCGCTGCCGGCGCTCGAGCCGCTGGTGGAGCTGCGCCGCTCGCGCCTGGAGACCATGCTCAAGGTCCTGGACGTCGACGGCGCCGTGCACCGCGTGAAGGGCGGCTGGATCGCCACGGGACAGCCCTGGGTGTACGACACCGAGCGCTATGCGTGGGTCGCCAAGCAGCGAGAGGCCGAGCAGCAGGCGATGCGCGAGTACGCGACGACGACCGGCTGCCGGATGGAGTTCCTGCGCCGGCAGCTGGACGACGAGGAAGCGGCTCCCTGCGGCCGCTGCGACAACTGCGCGGGGGGCCGGTTCACCACCTCGGTCTCGTCGGCGGCGCTGGACTCGGCACGCGGCGAGCTCGGACGCCCAGGCGTGGAGGTGGAGCCCCGCAAGATGTGGCCCACCGGGCTCGCCGCGGTCGGCATCGACCTCAAGGGACGCATCCCGGCGAATGAACAGGCAGGGCCGGGCCGGGCCCTCGGCCGCCTCTCGGACATCGGCTGGGGCAACCGACTGCGCCCCATGCTCACACCACAGGCCCCGGACGGACCCGTCCCCGACGACGTGGCACGGGCCGTCGTGGAGGTGCTGGCCGACTGGGCCAAGGGCCCCGGTGGCTGGGCATCGGACGCCGCCGACGCTCCACCGCGCCCGGTGGGAGTCGTCACCATGGCCTCGCACACCCGACCGCAGCTCATCGACTCCCTCGGCGCGGGCATCGCCCAGGTCGGCCGGATGCCCCTGCTGGGACGCATCGAGTACGCACCGGACAGCGACACCACGCACATTCCCCGGAGCAACAGCGCACAGCGGCTGCGCGCCCTCGACGGCACCCTGACCCTCCCACCCCAGCTGGCCGAAGCGCTGGCACACGCGGGCGGCCCGGTACTGCTCGTGGACGACTTCACGGAGACCGGCTGGACACTGGCGATGGCCGCGCGACTGCTGCGCCGGGCCGGTGCGGAGGGGGTGTTGCCGCTGGTCCTTGCGATGCAGGGTTGA
- a CDS encoding DUF4192 domain-containing protein, whose protein sequence is MTNHIEPVGASGAAKITLRTAGELAEALPYLLGFRPDDSIVLVALYKGRFGGRVRLGIPERSEDWPSVAQQLARCLVGGCERRDGRPDSVVAFLCQDASVRSGASGPSVVERLRPLAQLLRTECGVLDVPVTEALCLSDGRYWSYCCPRPDCCPPEGNAIAADGTSVMAATAAYAGIHVRQSVAELTARLAPLETALVPEQTRALDAAAMDLVPRILAGAPREEVEAQTLGLARLVLRRLADAPGADDTLDADLRDDELLAHDEAAALILGLQDRMTRDRAAEWMEGEEAPAALRLWRALARRCVGGYGEHAAAPLTLAGWVAWSLGDTVEADHALEMALGVDPHYKFARLLNQARSEGVDPEPVRQSLRRIRADREAEPAVSDVPVGDATAALVPPEVGAEGMTDEAAAPCPAPEDADEDTRSPALAVPGGAADPGISRAARGLAAALRRRGERRAGAGTRPARAGTRASRRPSGRRTGRPQSRGDG, encoded by the coding sequence ATGACGAATCACATCGAGCCCGTCGGAGCGTCCGGCGCGGCCAAGATCACTCTGCGTACCGCCGGCGAACTGGCGGAGGCGCTGCCGTACCTGCTCGGGTTCCGGCCCGACGACAGCATCGTTCTCGTCGCCCTCTACAAAGGGCGATTCGGCGGACGGGTGCGACTGGGAATCCCCGAGCGATCCGAGGACTGGCCCTCCGTCGCCCAGCAGCTCGCCCGCTGTCTGGTCGGTGGATGCGAGCGGAGGGACGGGCGGCCGGACAGCGTCGTCGCGTTCCTCTGCCAGGACGCTTCGGTCCGGAGCGGAGCGTCCGGCCCGTCGGTCGTGGAGCGCCTTCGACCGCTCGCCCAGCTGTTGCGGACCGAGTGCGGGGTCCTGGACGTGCCGGTGACCGAGGCGCTGTGCCTCTCCGACGGGCGGTACTGGAGCTACTGCTGCCCACGCCCCGACTGCTGCCCGCCCGAGGGCAACGCCATCGCGGCCGACGGCACATCGGTGATGGCGGCGACGGCCGCCTACGCAGGCATTCACGTGCGGCAGTCCGTCGCCGAGCTGACGGCGCGGCTCGCGCCCCTGGAGACGGCCCTCGTGCCCGAGCAGACCCGTGCCCTGGATGCGGCGGCGATGGATCTCGTGCCCCGGATCCTCGCCGGTGCGCCGCGCGAGGAGGTGGAGGCACAGACCCTGGGCCTGGCCCGGCTCGTCCTGCGCCGCCTCGCGGACGCCCCGGGGGCCGACGACACGCTGGACGCGGACCTGAGGGACGACGAACTGCTCGCGCACGACGAGGCCGCCGCCCTGATCCTGGGGCTCCAGGACAGGATGACCAGGGACCGTGCGGCCGAGTGGATGGAGGGTGAGGAGGCCCCCGCGGCACTTCGCCTGTGGCGGGCCCTGGCCAGGCGGTGCGTCGGAGGGTACGGCGAGCATGCGGCGGCGCCGCTGACCCTGGCCGGGTGGGTGGCCTGGTCGCTCGGCGACACCGTCGAGGCGGACCATGCGCTGGAGATGGCGCTCGGCGTCGATCCGCACTACAAGTTCGCCCGGCTGCTCAACCAGGCCCGCTCCGAGGGCGTCGATCCGGAGCCGGTGCGACAGTCACTGCGCCGGATCCGGGCGGACCGGGAGGCCGAGCCCGCGGTGAGCGACGTGCCGGTCGGCGACGCGACGGCCGCGCTCGTGCCCCCGGAGGTCGGGGCCGAGGGTATGACCGATGAGGCTGCGGCGCCCTGCCCGGCTCCGGAGGACGCGGACGAGGACACCAGGAGCCCGGCCCTCGCGGTGCCTGGTGGCGCGGCGGACCCGGGGATCTCCCGGGCGGCCCGTGGCCTGGCGGCGGCGCTGCGCCGCAGGGGCGAGCGACGTGCGGGAGCGGGCACCCGGCCCGCCCGGGCGGGGACGCGGGCGTCGCGGCGGCCCTCGGGGCGGCGTACGGGACGTCCGCAGTCCAGGGGTGACGGATGA
- a CDS encoding glycogen debranching N-terminal domain-containing protein has translation MICVALPGLAISSDQGQLTAQGLEGFYRGGRRLLSRCQIRVFGREPVAVQARMVSADRARFVAVVRASPDAGPDPDIVVQRIRHADGTERITLQSSALRPLRVPLEVSLGTDLAELGAVAAGQPGRELPAMVHDAGLRWSSPTGHAVVTAAPAPTDALASAGLLRWEFELPPGGARTVELRIRADGAGSGRSAGHNTVRPFAGAQAHGDDPRVEPLLRTCVDDLQALLVRDPAHPSDVHLAAGAPWRCGPAPAESLAAARMALPLGTRLAAGTLRALARTQLTRPGVEFGRLPGPLRHAGPRIPPSCTGVEATLLFPVLLAEARRWGLAEQETAELLPAAERCLQWLRSSAREGPYVPDPGPGGPLRCETQAHAHRAALVGADLLDAYGRPGAGELRQWAEELRRRFREDFWVDDRGGGRPAAARTASGRPVPHLGSGAAHLLDTGLLGAGAYAPGLLDKVQTEQLARLFGSPGLDSGWGLRTLDVKEPLYNPFGHRTGAVRVHETAVAVAGLSAAGYEKEAASLLRGTLAAAEAFALRLPEMYAGEQRVEGGAPLAHPAACRPAAVAAAAGVHLVATLVGVRPDVPAGTVALSPVRGAPLGELGLTGLSVGGHAFSARVSRLGLGMVEEAADSLQLGV, from the coding sequence TTGATCTGCGTGGCCCTTCCCGGACTCGCGATCTCCTCGGACCAGGGGCAGCTGACCGCACAGGGATTGGAGGGCTTTTACCGCGGGGGACGGCGGCTCCTGTCCCGCTGCCAGATCCGTGTGTTCGGCCGAGAGCCGGTGGCCGTACAGGCTCGTATGGTCTCCGCCGACCGTGCCCGTTTCGTGGCCGTGGTGCGCGCGTCCCCCGACGCCGGACCCGACCCCGACATCGTCGTCCAGCGGATCCGGCACGCCGACGGCACCGAGCGGATCACGCTCCAGAGCTCGGCGCTGCGGCCTCTGAGAGTCCCCTTGGAGGTGTCGCTCGGCACGGACCTGGCCGAACTCGGGGCGGTGGCCGCCGGACAGCCCGGGCGCGAGCTGCCCGCGATGGTCCACGATGCCGGACTGCGCTGGTCCTCGCCCACTGGGCACGCTGTGGTCACGGCGGCACCGGCGCCCACGGACGCCCTCGCCTCGGCCGGCCTGCTGCGCTGGGAGTTCGAACTGCCGCCGGGCGGTGCCCGCACCGTAGAGCTGCGGATTCGAGCGGACGGCGCGGGCAGCGGCAGGAGCGCGGGCCACAACACGGTCAGGCCGTTCGCCGGAGCCCAGGCGCACGGCGACGACCCACGGGTGGAGCCGCTGCTGCGGACCTGTGTCGACGATCTCCAGGCGCTGCTGGTGCGCGACCCCGCACATCCGTCGGACGTCCACCTCGCGGCGGGGGCGCCGTGGCGGTGCGGCCCGGCCCCGGCGGAGTCGCTGGCCGCCGCCAGGATGGCGCTCCCTCTGGGCACCCGGCTGGCCGCCGGCACGCTGCGCGCACTCGCCCGCACGCAACTGACGCGGCCAGGAGTGGAATTCGGCCGGCTGCCCGGACCGTTGCGGCACGCGGGTCCCCGGATCCCGCCCAGCTGCACCGGTGTCGAGGCCACTCTGCTGTTCCCGGTGCTTCTCGCGGAGGCCAGACGTTGGGGCCTCGCGGAGCAGGAGACGGCCGAGTTGCTCCCCGCCGCCGAGCGGTGTCTGCAGTGGCTGCGCAGCAGCGCCCGCGAAGGGCCGTACGTGCCGGACCCGGGTCCGGGTGGCCCGCTGCGCTGCGAGACGCAGGCGCACGCGCACCGGGCCGCGCTGGTCGGCGCGGACCTGCTCGACGCGTACGGCAGACCCGGAGCAGGGGAGCTGCGGCAATGGGCGGAGGAGCTGAGACGACGATTCAGAGAGGACTTCTGGGTGGACGACCGGGGCGGCGGCCGGCCTGCGGCAGCCCGCACCGCCTCCGGTCGCCCGGTCCCGCACCTGGGCAGCGGCGCCGCGCACCTGCTGGACACCGGGCTGCTCGGCGCCGGCGCCTACGCGCCGGGCCTCCTGGACAAGGTGCAGACCGAGCAACTGGCGCGGCTGTTCGGCAGCCCCGGGCTCGACTCGGGATGGGGGCTGCGCACCCTCGACGTCAAGGAACCGCTCTACAACCCATTCGGACACCGCACCGGCGCGGTGCGGGTGCACGAAACCGCCGTAGCGGTCGCGGGCCTCTCAGCGGCCGGATACGAGAAGGAGGCCGCGTCGTTGCTGCGCGGCACTCTGGCCGCGGCGGAGGCGTTCGCTCTCCGGCTGCCCGAGATGTACGCGGGGGAGCAGCGGGTCGAGGGCGGTGCCCCGCTGGCGCACCCCGCCGCCTGCAGACCGGCCGCCGTCGCCGCGGCCGCGGGCGTGCATCTGGTGGCCACTCTCGTCGGTGTCCGCCCGGATGTGCCGGCCGGGACGGTGGCGCTGTCGCCCGTGCGTGGGGCCCCGCTCGGTGAGCTGGGTCTGACGGGGCTGAGTGTCGGAGGGCACGCGTTCTCCGCGCGGGTCAGCCGATTGGGGCTCGGGATGGTCGAGGAGGCCGCGGACAGTCTGCAATTGGGGGTGTGA
- a CDS encoding NUDIX hydrolase, with protein MSPYDPSSPYDPSAFPPFAVTVDLVVLTVRRHSLCALAVRRGEPPFQGRWALPGGFVRDDEDLTAAAARELSEETGLCAHDPDAPAQDNGAHLEQLATYGDPKRDPRMRVVSVAHLALAPDLPAPRAGGDAHSARWAPVEALLKQSGYGREGEQAEPLAFDHARILADGVERARSKIEYSSLATAFCPPEFTVGELRRVYEAVWGVALDPRNFHRKVTGTPGFLVPTGGTTTRQGGRPAQLFRAGGATLLNPPMLRPEV; from the coding sequence ATGTCGCCCTACGACCCGTCGTCGCCCTACGACCCGTCGGCCTTCCCGCCTTTCGCCGTCACCGTCGACCTGGTCGTGCTGACCGTGCGCCGGCACTCCCTGTGCGCGCTGGCGGTGCGGCGTGGGGAGCCGCCGTTCCAGGGGCGCTGGGCCCTGCCCGGTGGTTTCGTGCGGGACGACGAGGACCTGACCGCCGCGGCCGCGCGCGAGCTGTCCGAGGAGACGGGCCTGTGCGCCCACGACCCGGACGCGCCCGCGCAGGACAACGGCGCGCACCTCGAGCAACTGGCCACCTACGGCGATCCGAAGCGGGATCCGCGGATGCGCGTGGTCAGCGTCGCCCACCTGGCACTCGCGCCCGACCTGCCGGCACCGCGGGCGGGCGGAGACGCGCACAGCGCTCGCTGGGCCCCGGTCGAGGCCCTGTTGAAGCAGAGCGGGTACGGACGCGAGGGAGAGCAGGCCGAGCCGCTCGCCTTCGACCACGCCCGGATCCTGGCCGACGGGGTCGAGCGGGCCCGCTCGAAGATCGAGTACTCCTCGCTGGCCACGGCTTTCTGCCCGCCGGAGTTCACCGTCGGCGAGCTGCGCCGGGTCTATGAAGCGGTGTGGGGCGTCGCCCTCGATCCGCGCAACTTCCACCGCAAGGTGACGGGGACGCCCGGCTTCCTGGTGCCCACCGGCGGTACGACGACGCGCCAGGGAGGCCGTCCCGCCCAGCTCTTCCGCGCGGGCGGCGCCACCCTGCTCAATCCGCCGATGCTGCGGCCCGAGGTCTGA